From the Argentina anserina chromosome 3, drPotAnse1.1, whole genome shotgun sequence genome, the window agataaaaagaagaaaaaaaaagaaaaaaaacgttATTATATTTGTGgggagaagaaaatgagaacGTGGCAGTTCTTTTGCACGCGAGTTGCACGGGTCAGGATGCTAGTAAATATAATGAGAATTATAACTAAGAATTCAAACACTCAAATATTTCTACTTCATGCCTCCCTAGTTATTTAATTAGGAGATGTTATATTTATTTCCAGTTTCAATTTGGCAGATTTTCCAGACGAAAGTGCTTCCAAACCAGAAATTAATTGGTAGTCTGTGGTTGCATAATTGCCAAAAAAATGACAGGCCCAAGATCTTATAACACGCAATGCCTATTAAAATACCAAAGCACCAAAGTATATTAATAGATAAATAGTGATGCTGGATTCTCTAAAAAAATGTTAAAAAAACAACTCTAATTCTCTGCATCAAAGTTCATTAAAAACCGTCATATATTAAAGCTATAGAACACATGTATAAATTAGTAAGTGGGATGCAAATGAAAATATTGTTTCTTTGTGATGACTTCTTCGGATTTCCGTGGATGAACCATCATAAAACTTTCTAACTGTACATCTAAGCTCATTTAATGTACACCTGTGTATTTTATGTGAAACAAACCCATAGTTTTGGATAATTGAGTCAAATTATTTTTACCTTTTCCTTCAAtagaaaaaaagaattaatAAAGTTTGGACAGCTAAATTAGGGTCTTCCTGTTATTGCCATTACCTTGTTCCCAAACATAAAACAACATCAGCCATTCTGCAATGCTTTTCAGCCGGATTCATCTCCTTTGAGGGCAATGCATCctaaaaatgagagagagagagagagagggtcaGGTTTCGTCAAACAAATCTATCTATTTTAAGAAAGGTTAGTACATGTCCCACCCCATTTGCGCTCACTTTCACTTTTTGTGTAACAGTTTTCACATGATTTATTAGTTGAAACTAAAACCCTTGCATCTAATGGGCATTCAATTAGCAACAAAATAAATAGCAAGCAGTACCTCCCAATCAAGAACTGTATCCTTAAGCTTTGCTCCACAATTTTTATCTGAGCACCTTCGGGAAGTCTCCTTTAGGCCAATAGTTTCTACCTCAAAATCACGTATATACCTTGAGATGTGTCAATATTATATTAGATATCAATTAATGAAAGTTGGATATAACTATCCTTTTAATAAACAAACAGTTCATGACTTTgtgtggagagagagagagagagagagagagagagagagagagagagagagagtgccAGAGACCatgatatttatataaaatagGCTAATATGCAGCAAGCCTTACTCAATGCCACAAGATGGGCAGACTTCCATGAAGGAGTTACCATGCAACTCTGCCAGTTTCTTCCTTGGTATTCCAGATCGAAGATGGAGGCCATCAACATTCTAGCATTTAGTAAGTAAATAGCTAATGAGAATGTAGACAAAATAGATACTATCTGGAATTAGCACAGAAGCAccacaattgaaataaaatttgaaaaataaacaaatatatggtaaaaaaaaaacagaaaaagaagaggaaaggAATGGGAGTGATGGAGTCAGCCAAAACTATATGTTCCGGATGACTGCAAGAGGTTAGTAGCATGAAAGAGATTCTATGTCATGTATCTAGTTTGAAGTAGTTATCAATCTTCAAGATACTGGATTTTCTAGGAGCAGAAAAAGAGTACAAAACTCATACCTGGCTAATAACAAACTTCAGTATGCCAGCTCTCTCCAGAGCAACCAAAGCCATATGAGTCAAGCTTGGTCTTGCACGATGAAATGGCAATGATGCTTCTGGCAAGGCTTTGCCTTCACGCTGCAGTAGTAAATGGAAATCAGTTTCCCACAAATTCATAGAATATAGTCAACGCATTAGAGGGATGAACTTGAAAAGGCCAATTTGAACTTTTCTCAAATCATTTGCACTTTTAATGTTCATGCAGTAAGAGTGATGTAACAGAAGtgatttttcatatatattttatagtGGTTATAAACTCTTTTTAATTGCAAACTGACATAAGCAGCCTAATGAGTTTACCCTATGTCGAACACTTGAACCACAGTAGTTAACATATAGGAGAAGCAAAGGAAGATACAGGAGCTCtatgaaagaaaagaaactagAGTAGATTGTTACTGATTTTGCAGGGATGAAAAATGAAACAGAAACCATTTAAATCAAAATGTCAAAAGGGTACATTTCTCAAGGATGCCAGGGCGATCATGTTGAACATAAGACCTTCAAAACTCAGATTCAATTCAATGAAAATAGTTTCCTCCAACCAAGAAGCTGCtctaagaaaaatatatttaagtGTTTAACATAGAACTTCAAGATGGAGAAGGAAAAAACTTAATCCACAATATCAGGGTCCTCACCTGAAGAGTCCAAATTCCCTTAGGACCTCGAAAATCAGGTATACCGCAAGAAGTTGATATTCCTGCACCTGTAAACACCACTAGATGCTTACTCTGCAAGAATAAAGAAGAATATTGAAGAACTTGACAAAACAGATCATATAttcttttcttaaaaaaaaaaatatagataAGAAGCTGATGACAAGGGTAGGTCTAAACCTTCTGTACAAGTGCCGCAAGCTGTTCAATCTGCAATTGCGGAAACAAAAGACCACAAAAGCAGACAGTGATGTAAGTATAGCAATCATATGTATTCATAATATCTTGTGTTAGCATAGTCAACAAACACAGAAAAGATCATAAGAATAAGCAAGCTCAAAAGCGTAACCTATATGCAGTGGAAATTACTAAACACATCTCAAGACATCCAAGATTTTGAAATAATCTTCAACAGAATATGTGTCAAAATCGAAGAAAATGtatatttaaaaaagaatTTAATAATTCAAGTATAACAATCTTCCAAATTGCTTAACCAAAGTAAATTAACTGAGGGATATATTCAGGACTCTTGAATTCTTAATGACATATGCATATCCTCATTCCTCAACAATGCAACCACAGAAATACACACACAAGAGAGAGTTTCAGATTCAACATCAGATTGCATCGAAACTCCGATTGGACAGAATAAACTTATGAACCACATTGCATTAAAATCCATATATTTAATCAAATGAACCAGATATTTGGGATTTCTAGTAACCATGTGAACAAACCCTACAAGGGTTAAGAACCAGTTGATTAATCATAGAGAAGAAAGACAAAGATTGTGACTTTGTCTGACTCCATTCAAATACGTGGACTACGTCCCATCTAAACATGTCAAATTACAGCTTTATATACCAAATACATAAGTATTTAACAAGGGCAAAGGTATTGGAGCAATGCCCAAACCCAGATAGCAGATCTTAATAAGCATACAAATATATCAAAAACAAGTATGTTCAACATTCAACTAAAGCTAGAATTGGCCCAATTTATGCAGAAAACCTAAGAACCATCAATGGGTATCAAGATTCCAGAAGGTCAACAAAGTTCACAAacattaagaaaagaaaacattgctggaaaaagagagagagagagagagagacagagagagggAAAGGGAACACGAAACCTTTTGCTGCAAAACGTCAGGTGTGTCGAAATGTTCAGACATTCCGACGCTGCCGACATCTTCAATGTAGGAAAGCTTCTCTGCATAACCCAAGGACATGGCTGAATTGGGTACTTTCTTCTCTGGAGAAACACTGTGCGTCTTTGGAGTAAGAACACGAATAAGGGAGAGTGGTGAGTTTATGGCTCCTAACGTgttctgtttcttttctttgttcccTCTCTGTTGCTCAGAGTTTATGACTCCTTTTAGGAGACTCCACAGCTAAAATAAAtaagtaatttttatttttattttgaagggcaaacattcccaaacaaccatTGTGCCAAATTCAGTTTActcttttctcaaaaaaaaaaaaacaaaaaatttcagATTACTCTTAGTTAAGTTTGTAGTCaagctttattttatttaatttttgtcatAAACTTTGTAGTAATATTTGTACATATGTTTCACCTCGATGAACACGATACGAGTATAGAACCATCTCCAAAAGTATAGCCGATTTGAAATTTCTTAAGAATTTGTTAAATTTTTAGGTAAATTAGAGGTCCAGCAGAATTGTTAAATTCAATATAGGCTAAATTGAGTTGCTAAATTTGTCAACATTGCTGAAGAAATAACTAAAGATGAGTTTCCCATATTACCGGTGAATTCTACCCGTTTCGATCAATTATATCCAGCTTTCTACTTCAACTCAAGATGTTGCATAGCAGCAACCATTCTTTTGTTGTTCTTGAAACATGAAACATCATTAGATTAGCTTGAGTGGGTTTAACTTTGTTGACAGTCCTCAGCCTGCTAAACTATATATAAGGATATTAATTGTAATTATTCATAGTAAGAACATTCCCACAATACATTGGTTAATGGCACTGGTCTTATTTCTCGGAGTTGCTCACAGCAGAAAGCAACCAACCGTTTCAGGTCGGGGAAGAGTGGACGGGTTTGTATGGTATTTAAAGCTGCGAAGAGGCATGAATTTGAGTGATAAACAATTTTTCTTATCCTTGTCGACCTTAGTAATATCAACTTCAAATTGAAATAGTTTGACAGCACCGTATGCCTTATGAGAAACCAACTCATTATAAGCAGGAGCGTCTTCCTCAGGGAGATCGGTTTCGGCCACAACTAGGCAGGCTTTATGGCAACTCTGTCATCCTCGGATCaccgaatttttttttttttatggtttCTTGGTTTTCAATTAAGGACATAAGATATACCAATAGACACCAAGGTTGATATATAACTGATGGCAATCATAATTTTCGTGTCATCGCGACCCTGCAGGTCCACGACTAAATCTTTGTTACGAAAGGGAAAAGGGCCACCCCCGCACATAGTAGGGACTCGTCTCCATTCTCTGTTGGGATGGGCAACGTCGAAACAGAACACCGGACATTGTCGTCGATCGTGGCAGGCAAAGATCTCTGTGCCGGCGTTGCATAAGAGAAGTTGCCGTCTGCATGATATTATATGGTCTCCATAAGCAGTGATAGAGTATGTGTAATGATCAGTCTGACTGAGAATAATGATATTACTACACTCATATTTAGGATTTGAAAGcaaaaataatgaagaagACAATACTATTATTTCTGACGATATATCGCAAACTCAGACGTCGACGGAGTTCAGAATTCCATTATTGGGTCTGTCTTCGAACTCATCACCCCCGTACGTACAATGTGAACCCTACAGTTTTAAAGAGCCGTATACAAACACAAACCAATCATGCATGGAGGGCAGTCTGGTAATCTCAAAGCTCCAACTAGTGGTCGCGAACCGTTAACGCGCACGGCACACCCCTTAACAGTAAGCCCTCCCCCATCCATCTTCCTCCACGTATGCTACAAATCCGGGGCGACTTTTCGCCGCGGGGCCAATCTGCCGTCTGAAGATCTCCCATTGGTCATTTCAGTCCGTGGGCATGACGTCACCTTGCTTGTCGTAACAGAATATAAATATCCACACAACCTTGACAACAGGAAACGTACTCATTTGAGCTCAAATGAAAGACCTGTATTATTGAACCCAGAAAGCTCGAAGTTTATTCCGGCACGTTATATCATTCTTACGTCCTTGATGATATTTGGTTTATGCTATTGAAATCTTTCTTATTTATGCTTTCTCTTGAATCTGAGGCCAGGCTTTAATTTTTTGATGGGTTCGTTTCAGGTTCGGTTGTGTTTGGGGCTTGGGACTTGGGAGAATGTCGTTTCCGGTAAATTTATCGGAGCCGGCCAGTGAAAATGGAACCGTGCATGTTGATATACTTCTTGCTGCGAATGATGACCATGGAGGTGTTATTGTGGATGTGAAGGACGTTATGGAGCCACAGGCTTTTCTTACTCTGCTAAGAGCCTCAATCGCACAGTGGAGGCAACAGGTGCTactttgttttatatatgaacttGTTCCGGTTAGTAAATGTTTGGTTTAATCGTTTGATTGCATGTTTGACTATTTCGATGCTCGTCTTGTTCTTGTGAACTATGGTAATTCAATTAGCTTACCTACTTGGTTACTGGTTAGTGATTTTTTGACTTTCTGCAATAGTAGTTTTGACACTTTTTAAGTAGTGGTACTTGTTATTGTCTACGAGTGGTTTACGTTTTTGGTCTATCTATGAGTGGTTTTCAGTTGCTGATGCAATATCATGATTTTAGGCATGTATGGTGATTATTTTGTAGGATTTCTCTTGGGATTGACCTTCTAGCTCTAGCTATATAATGGATTTATAGAGATATTTCTTCAGCTTTGATCGAAATATATAGATATCAATTGCCAGTACTACAGAATCATGATTTAGGGAAACAACAAGTTAGATCTCGCTAGCTAGGATATATATGGGTTATAGAGGTATTAATGCTCCCTTGTTGTTTCCCTccattctttcttcttttcacttctcTGTCTATGCACTTAAGTATAACTTAAATCTAAAGCTAGTCCCGCATTCATTTAGTATGCGTCAGACGTCGATTCAAATATACGCTGCTGCTATTCATTTCCGCGAACTCTTGAGGGTCCAAAGTTTGAGTTATCATATGTTTAGATTTGAGTTATTCTACAAATTTCCAAATCCCGTCCATACCTCAAGAGTCAAGACTATGTATAGTCAAAGGTGGCTATGTTGGTGTTTCTAGAGTTAAATAACATAGCCAGAGCACCAAAtggaaaagaaactcacaatAAGCTCAACATCACCATTGTGATGTCCCGTCCCAAGTGAAGCACTGCATTGAAACTGATAACTAACATGAGTATTTACCTATGTTTTCAATGCGATTAGAGGCAGAGAGCAGTGATCAACAAGTTCCCCATTGACCTTGCTGCCAGAACACGTTTTATTGTAGGCTAATTGTTGATTGTCTGTTTAAGCTATCACCACTATGCTCCTTTTTTTCATCCGATCATTGAAAGAGCCTATTATGAACCTACCTAAGCTATTCTAAACAAAAGCTGGATGTGCCTACTAAATAACTTGAGCTGTCGGAGTACTTGtaaacatatacatattatcggaaaaaaaaaacacatttatCCTTGTTCTTTAAGTAAGTTAAATGTAGTTGGTTAGTTGTTATCTGTAATGAGCCAAAATTAATCAGATGGGGTAAGGACCTGACTAAAATATCCCATGTTCACACCATCACAAGGTTTAATGAAAAACAATTTTTCACAGCAGAGTTGTATGATGTAGGCAACAAGCaagaaataagattatcaaCAATACTGtcaatacaatacatataataAGGAAACTGTTGAGTATAGTGAAACACAAGAAAATGCCTTGAGCCTGTGAAGGAAGAagtcatatatatgtttttgattGTTCCTAAATCCTGATGAATCCAATTCTATTTCTGAAATTAAATTGTTGTTTTTTCTAGTTGCTATTTCTACTACTAGAGTAAAACAGGCATAATTTCAAAGATACAAATGCTCATATATACTGCAGTATTCCAAAAGTCTAGAATACAGTATGAAAACCAGGGAAGAATAACTGCAAAGTAAGAAAGATTGATATCTGCGGTTTGATCGGGCAAGTTCATTCAATCTGGAATGTTGATTTTAGTTGATTTTGAATAAGCTTTTTCTAATGAACTCAAATGCAGATGTTTGACACCTCTATATATTACGATAACCTCATGTTTTTCcgctttttgttctttttatctATCTGTCTATTCCTGTGAGCTATTTATCAGACAATAGGAATCAATGGTCTACCCTGACATGTTCGATAGATAAATGATGGTTTGTAACATAATTTCGAACAATGGTAGGTTACTCATAAGTCAATATGAATTTGTCATGTGAGAGGACAATTGCTATGAATGACTTTCTTCACAAATTATCTTTCATCTATAGGGAAAGTGTGCATTCTATATTGTTTGCCAAATACTGTATATATCTACTGTTGTGTATAGGTACATCAGTACATGTTTCTGAGGGCACATGATCAATGGCatctgtgtttatttcaattcttttgtaaaaaaaatttctctctcttctatcaattaattttttttcatatacttcatGCAGGGAAAGAAGGGAGTTTGGATAAAGTTGCCCATTGAACTTGTAAATCTTGTTGAAACGGTAGTGAAGGTAATAAGTCTGTGATGTTATTTATTTGTGGCATAACTGCTTCCATGCTagttttggtaatttcaacCTACCAGGTGGATTCTGATTTGTGAGTCTACAAATTCTATGTTGCATGAGCACTCTGTCTGATCTTCCTCATATTATTCGGGTATCGATCTACTAACTATTTGAGAAATACTATCATTGTTTAGATCTCAGAATATAATAATGTTCTTAGATCTTTGACTCCTAGGTTTCAGGTTCATTTTGTAATTGTTAACCCCGGAAATTGCATTTTAGTGTCTAGTTTAATCAAAAGCTAACACAATCTAGAGACTGTAATGGTCCTTGAACTAATACACTATACATTTCTATAAGACTGTAACCATGGACTTTAACCTGCAGAAGTCCTAAATTcgacatcagaatgaattccTATTATCTTTCAAAGTCTTGTATGTGGGAGTTAATGTAGAGTGAACGCACACAACTCAGTGATTGCTTTACGTCATGTTCTGTTCATTGATCTTGATGACTATTTGCTCGGCTTACATCTATTAAGTTGATGACAGGAAGGGTTTCGCTACCACCATGCCGAGCCACATTACCTCATGCTTGTCTATTGGATTCCTCAAACCACTGATACTATACCTGCAAATGCTTCACACCGAGTTGGTGTTGGTGCTATTATTTTAAATGATAAAAGCGAGGTACTCTCTCATCTtttgaatgataaaaaaaaaacactaggTGCTACCGTTTGAATGGCAATTGAAataagtctctctctctctctctctctctctctctctctctctctctcatgttcGATTGCAATATTCTGCCTGTTCTAATTCAGTCCATGTGCATACTGTATGTAGGTCTTTCATTTTCTGCGTCATtgtcatcttcatcttttgttggttttgaaatagatttcttcTACATAGATTCTTGTAGTCCAGGAAAAGAGTGGCAGATTAAAAGGAACAGGTGTGTGGAAAATCCCTACTGGAATAGTTGATGAGGTATATACCTGAACTAAGTAAGCAGTGTCTTATAAGGAGTGCAATTATTCCTATTCGCCGCTTACTTCCACCACTCACCTTTCATGTGTGCGACAAATATGTATTATCCTGTATCACATTTACTAATCATCCTAATCAAGATAGAGGTATAAAGAACTAGCAAATAACTCACATATAGGTTCACCTTCTGCTGATAGAACACAGTTGGTGTTtgtgaaagaaattaaaatggtGGAAGGAGATGAGTGGATGGGTATCATATTATTTGTGGGCAGTGGAAGAGTGTTTAGTGGATGGATGATTGAATTAGTTCTTTTCTTTGGTCTGAGTTAGTTCACAGGGGGCTATATGGAATAATCGAAAAGAGCATTTTCGGTTTCTTGAGACGTAGTGAGAGGGAGAAATATGAGAAAGGATAGGAAAAACAGCACTCTCAAGTATTTGTAAACTGTTATGGTTGTTATGGCCTGACATTAAACAAGCTACTCAATTACAGGGGGAGGATATTACTGTGGCAGTTGTAAGAGAAGTCAAAGAAGAAACAGGAGTAAGTTATCAAAGTCTGTTTATCTTTGTAATATTTACTCCCTGTAGTTTATGAAACCAACTTGATGAACTCTGCTGGTATGCACTGCTTCAGATTGATGCAGAGTTTCAAGAGGTATTAGCATTCAGGTACAAGTTTTCAGAATCTTAAATTCatgcatttttattttaaatttaatgtaaTGTTATTTTCAATCAAATCAACTGTAGATGGTAAAATTAAATCGTATGTGCCAACCAAGAGTCACAAAACATAATCTGGATGGAAACAATTCTGGTATCCTTAAATAGTAAACCGATTTCTTTGACTATTTAATCAATATCAGGGATGTGACTGAAAGATGAATTtagcaaaaccatcatcatatAACGTGATTTTGTCATCTGGTTGAGTTATTTGATATAACTTGTCTGCAACTGAAATCATACCCTCACGTaaacttgttcttgttctcAAGAGCCCACGCCAGTGCCAGTGGGCAAAGCTTGGTTGCTGGTCATATCTTGTTGACGCCTAGGTGTTGTTGGGCTTTCAGTTATTGAAATTTTTGCTGCagaataataaaaaatgagaGAATTCAATCTTTGCTTAAACTAGCTTAATTAGCGGCATATATTCATCTCTACTGAGTGAACAGAACCCTCTACTCTATAATATGCAGATGGTTATTTTGCTCCCATTACATGTCTGACGCTTCTCCTTTAAACACATACCTAAAGCCCTTTAAATCGCATAATTAATTGCACATCTTCTTCCCTGCTATCTTTTTTGGCTCCAAGGGCTTCGCTTCTCATTAGTGTTGATTGATAGAACTTTCATAGTTTTTCTTCTACCTTCAGATGTAAACCATGGTGTGGATTCTAATCCTACGTATTTTCctgttccctaaatatatataggcaAGCACACAAAACATTTTTTGAGAAGTCGGATCTATTTTTTGTGTGCATGTTGCGTCCTCTATCATTTGACATCCAATTGCAAGACCTGGAGATTGAGGCAGCCAAGGTAAACTTTTCGTGGGAAATTCGTTTTGaaaagatatatatttttatgtaattcTGAAATCAAGTTATAAGAACAGATTGTCCAAACTTAAATgatctcatatatattttatagtGAACAGAGAAATTGTATAAGAAAATTGACCATAACTTATGGCattgttctttttttgtttcatgCAGTGGATATCACTCGAGGAATTCGCAGCTCAACCTGTCACCCAGAAACATGGGCTGTTCAAGTGTATCCATGAGCTTTGCTTGGCAAAAGTAAAGGGGAACTATGCTGGATTTTCTCCACTGTCTATAGAATCATTTTTTGACAAACAGTTGAGTTACTTTTATTCAAATAGGCAGAATATGCAGAGGCTAACTTCTTCAGTTCAGTCCTAGTTCATATATCATTTGTTCTACAACTCTACatttttttgtaatattaAGGTGCCCATCCTTCTTCGTTGCTCCAAATGTGATTTCTAACCTCAGGTTTCTTGTTACCTGTGTAACACAATATATAGCCAATAAGAAACAGTAAGGATATATAGAGTTTCTTCTTCATTATGATTAGTTCAGAACTTGATATTTACCTTAAaacttgttttttctttttccccaTAAATGAAAGAGAGTTTCTTCTCCATTATGATTAGTTCAGAACTTGACATCTACCTTAAAACTTGTTTTTGCTTTTTCCACATGAATGAAAGaggattaaaaacaaaaacctgtAGCACAGCCACAACCCGGCTGGTCCATCCAAGGAGAAAATGATTAGAAGCACTCATGGGATTACAATTTGCCCAAGAAAAAATCAGCATTATGGCCTTCCTAGGCAACTTGTTGGGAAAATGaattttttctatttatacaaaagaAAGTATATATTAGATACAAAAACTTTACGACAACCAGCTCGTACAATgtcaaataataaaacatTACAAGCCTCATTCGGAACCCTATTCaactaattaaaaaaatttgcgTCCAACCTAGTATGTTTGTGTGTCCGAACGCTagtttatttgcacgtttgaGGAATTGAAATACATGATCTTAACCATTCAAAACTCTAGCTTATCAATAAAGATCATTGTTGTAAAAGATCAATGTAAATAAAACTCCTTTGTTCGGTCAATtatatcaaacaaatgaacaatCATGGTGAAAGTTAATAGTCTTATAATTAgccgtcaatttgtttgacGCAATTGACTGAgcaaacgatttttgtttacattGATCTTTTATAGTAATGATTTTTAATGATAAGCTAAAGTTTTGAACAGTTAAGATCATTTATTTCAATTCCTCAAGTGTGCAAATGAACGAGAGTTCAAACACACACATACTTACTAGCATGGACCCAAGTTTTTTCCTGTTAAGTTGTACATCCAGATTCCCTATAAACAGTGTTATAAAAAACGGTCTAGGAGGCCGCCTAGGCGtcaggaggtcacccaccgCCACGCtttttgtaacgaccccaaaatttcgagcttttaaactcaaaattctaaagtcgttaatcacaaaataatctcaat encodes:
- the LOC126787860 gene encoding nudix hydrolase 10-like isoform X1; this translates as MSFPVNLSEPASENGTVHVDILLAANDDHGGVIVDVKDVMEPQAFLTLLRASIAQWRQQGKKGVWIKLPIELVNLVETVVKEGFRYHHAEPHYLMLVYWIPQTTDTIPANASHRVGVGAIILNDKSEILVVQEKSGRLKGTGVWKIPTGIVDEGEDITVAVVREVKEETGIDAEFQEVLAFRQAHKTFFEKSDLFFVCMLRPLSFDIQLQDLEIEAAKWISLEEFAAQPVTQKHGLFKCIHELCLAKVKGNYAGFSPLSIESFFDKQLSYFYSNRQNMQRLTSSVQS
- the LOC126787860 gene encoding nudix hydrolase 10-like isoform X2; this translates as MSFPVNLSEPASENGTVHVDILLAANDDHGGVIVDVKDVMEPQAFLTLLRASIAQWRQQGKKGVWIKLPIELVNLVETVVKEGFRYHHAEPHYLMLVYWIPQTTDTIPANASHRVGVGAIILNDKSEGEDITVAVVREVKEETGIDAEFQEVLAFRQAHKTFFEKSDLFFVCMLRPLSFDIQLQDLEIEAAKWISLEEFAAQPVTQKHGLFKCIHELCLAKVKGNYAGFSPLSIESFFDKQLSYFYSNRQNMQRLTSSVQS